From Hartmannibacter diazotrophicus, a single genomic window includes:
- the gph gene encoding phosphoglycolate phosphatase (PGP is an essential enzyme in the glycolate salvage pathway in higher organisms (photorespiration in plants). Phosphoglycolate results from the oxidase activity of RubisCO in the Calvin cycle when concentrations of carbon dioxide are low relative to oxygen. This enzyme is a member of the Haloacid Dehalogenase (HAD) superfamily of aspartate-nucleophile hydrolase enzymes (PF00702).), translating into MAAIVFDLDGTLIDSAPDIHAVANALLAGEGRDPITLDETRRFIGNGAAVLVQRMRQARGIPDSEQARLFAAFMARYDTAVHLTEPYPGVPQALATLRASGHRLGVCTNKPHRPAMAVLAHLELDRFFETVLGGDSMAAHKPDPAPLHAAFNALGETALFYVGDSEVDAETAMRARVPFLLYGAGYRKASIEEMLATAVFANFDQLPGLIETLLTEAA; encoded by the coding sequence ATGGCCGCCATCGTCTTCGATCTTGATGGCACGCTGATCGACAGCGCGCCCGACATCCACGCCGTCGCCAATGCGCTGCTTGCCGGCGAGGGCAGGGACCCGATCACGTTGGACGAGACGCGCCGCTTCATCGGCAACGGCGCGGCAGTCCTCGTCCAGCGCATGCGACAGGCCCGCGGGATTCCAGACAGCGAGCAGGCGCGCCTTTTTGCGGCGTTCATGGCGCGATACGACACGGCGGTTCACCTGACCGAGCCCTATCCGGGCGTGCCGCAGGCTCTTGCCACGCTTCGGGCATCGGGGCACCGGCTTGGCGTTTGCACCAACAAGCCGCATCGCCCGGCTATGGCCGTCCTCGCGCATCTCGAACTCGACCGCTTTTTCGAGACGGTCCTTGGCGGCGACAGCATGGCCGCGCACAAGCCGGATCCCGCGCCGCTGCATGCGGCCTTCAACGCGCTGGGCGAAACGGCTCTCTTCTATGTCGGCGACAGCGAAGTCGACGCCGAGACGGCCATGCGCGCGAGGGTTCCGTTCCTGCTCTACGGCGCGGGCTATCGAAAGGCCTCGATCGAGGAAATGCTCGCAACGGCCGTCTTCGCCAATTTCGATCAACTGCCGGGCCTCATTGA